A region from the Drosophila ananassae strain 14024-0371.13 chromosome 2L, ASM1763931v2, whole genome shotgun sequence genome encodes:
- the LOC6498957 gene encoding probable serine/threonine-protein kinase DDB_G0281745 produces the protein MKLQLIALVCGALALAEAQNYPQRLSIPGAVASPGPLPHRQPVLRVRRPGPSLRQQNAILPPVTQRITLEEPRPVTEAEEDEAPEPYLPNLLREQQLAQAQQSQFQQAAAAFLAGQQPIEQPSPVQQYLQNEDSQPAAILPPPARFPAERPSIPSPPNRPSSFNDFGIGRFENSQRFGLERPTPTAAAPPPPPPPQPQRVAVIRTRPSAAALRPEPPAPQAVPRPRPKPVPSRPLIDQNQLQEEREQQQQRPRRPVAQTIRKWREENEDGSITWGYENDDGSFKEEIIGTDCITKGTYGYIDPDGNKREYHYETGIKCDPNARDNEDELQENGFINYEENRAVLPNGLEIDMTQLGKKKSKRPNSIYRN, from the exons ATGAAACTCCAATTAATTGCG CTCGTATGTGGCGCTCTTGCTTTGGCCGAGGCCCAGAACTACCCGCAGCGCCTTAGTATACCCGGAGCCGTGGCATCACCGGGTCCACTACCTCACCGCCAACCAGTGCTACGAGTGCGTCGTCCAGGTCCTTCTCTGCGCCAGCAGAATGCCATTCTCCCGCCGGTGACGCAACGCATCACTCTTGAAGAGCCTCGCCCCGTGACGGAGGCGGAGGAGGATGAAGCCCCCGAGCCATATCTTCCTAATCTGCTACGGGAGCAGCAGCTGGCCCAGGCCCAACAGTCTCAGTTCCAGCAGGCGGCAGCCGCTTTTCTGGCCGGCCAACAGCCCATCGAACAACCATCGCCAGTGCAGCAATACCTTCAAAACGAGGACTCCCAGCCGGCGGCCATCCTGCCACCTCCAGCTCGTTTCCCAGCCGAACGTCCATCCATTCCGTCGCCACCAAACAGGCCCTCATCCTTCAACGATTTCGGTATCGGACGATTCGAGAACTCGCAGAGGTTCGGCCTGGAGAGACCCACGCCCACAGCAGCAGCGCCTCCCCCACCACCTCCACCACAGCCCCAGCGAGTGGCTGTGATCCGAACCAGACCATCCGCTGCGGCCCTGCGTCCCGAACCACCAGCACCTCAGGCAGTGCCCAGACCACGTCCAAAGCCAGTTCCATCCCGCCCTCTTATCGACCAGAACCAACTGCAGGAAGAAcgggagcagcaacagcagcgccCAAGACGACCGGTCGCCCAGACCATTCGCAAATGGCGGGAAGAAAATGAAGACGGTAGCATCACGTGGGGCTACGAGAACGACGATGGCTCCTTCAAGGAGGAGATCATAGGCACAGACTGCATCACCAA GGGCACATATGGATACATCGATCCGGATGGCAACAAACGTGAATACCACTACGAAACCGGCATTAAGTGTGATCCCAACGCCCGGGACAACGAGGATGAGTTGCAGGAGAACGGTTTCATCAACTACGAGGAGAACCGCGCCGTTCTGCCTAATGGCCTGGAGATCGACATGACGCAGTTGGGCAAGAAGAAGTCGAAGCGCCCAAACAGCATCTACAGGAACTGA